Genomic segment of Nostoc sp. TCL240-02:
CCAGGATAATTTTAAAAGCACAATGGCTGGCGTGGTAGCAGAACCCGAACTGCTTGAAACCAGCAATGCTGGACGCGGAACCATCGGTGTAGTAGCTTTAGATGTCTGTGGTAGGCTAGCTGCTGGCACTTCTACAGGTGGTAAGGGCTTTGAGCGGATTGGCAGGGTAAGTGATTCTGCGATGCCAGCAGGAAATTATGCTACTAGTAACGCTGGTGTTAGCTGTACTGGCATTGGCGAAGATATCATTGATGAGTGTTTAGCTCCCCGGATTGTAGTACGTGTAACTGATGGGATGTCCCTGAAGGAGGCTATGCAGCGCTCTTTTGGAGAAGCACACCAAAACAAACGGGATTTGGGAGCGATCGCTTTAGATGCCAATGGAGCGATCGCTTGGGGTAAAACTAGCGAAATTTTACTCGCCGCCTATCACGACGGCGAAAAAATTGGTGACACCTTGGAATGGACTGGCAACGAACTGATCGGCTATTGTTGAATCAGTTTCAGTGCTTCGGTTAAAGTTTCTTCCTGGTTAACCATTGCAGCCAATTCTTGGGTTTCATAACGCCCCTTCCTGCGGAACGCTGCGCGAACAAAAGCTTCTAGCGCCGCTCTTTTCAGTGCCACTTGATATCCTTGTTGCAGAATATCGATTAATTCTGCCTGATTCAAGTAATAACCACCAGATTTGCGGCGCTTGTTTATTTTGTTGATTTCCCGCACTGTATTTTCTATCGAAACATCCCAAGAGCGAGTAGAACGTTTTTCGGCCTTTTGTTTAATTAAATGGATGAGCAGAATTACTCCATAACTATCAATTTTATTGATTTTGTCACTGAGGCTTATTTCTTCTAACTCATCCACCAACAACAACGCCTCATGGATTTTGCCTTGTTCTAGAAATTGCCTAAGTTCTAGCAGTTCTTCCATGTTATTTTTTGAGATTTTGGCTTCACTACTAATCTATCTAGATTAGACATCTTGCAAAAATCCTGGTTTATAGTCTAAAACCACAGATGAATTGCGATTAATAGTGATGAATTATTTATGTTGATCTGTGGTTTTATTTCCAACACTTTTCCTTTGCCAACCTGGTTTTACTACCTGACGACTACGGGCAATCACCAGAGAATCATTAGGCACATCTTCTGTGACTGTAGAACCAGCTGCAATGTAAACATCATCTCCCAAGGTAATTGGAGCAACTAAAACGCTATTGGCTCCAGTTTTCGTGCGATCGCCTATTTTGGTACGGTGTTTTTTTACGCCGTCATAATTGGCAGTAATTGTACCAGCACCAATATTCACCTGATTGCCAACGACGGTATCACCTATGTATGACAAATGTGCTGCATTCGTGCGATCGCCTAATTGGGTATTTTTTAATTCCACAAAATTCCCCACACGGCAATTAGCACCGACTTGTACATAACCGCGCAAATGAGTATAAGGGCCAATTCGGCTTCCTGCCTGCACAGTGCTATCTATTACTACTGAATACTGCACCGTGACATTTTCACTCAACTGGCTATTTTCAATTAAACTTCCCGGCCCAATATGACTTCCTGTTTTAATTACCGTATTTCCCCGCAGGTGAGTTTGGGGTTCAATAATTACATCAGGCTGTAATTCCACAGTTTCATCAATGGTGATGCTTGTGGGGTCGATGAGGGTGACACCTGCTAGCATCCATTTTTCCTTGACTCGTTTTTGCAAAATCTCGTAGGCTGTTGCCAATTGCAGGCGATCGTTGATGCCGAGAATTTCTTGATAATCTTCTACGTCCACTGCCATAACTTTTCCCACTTGAGTCACGGCATCAGTGAGATAGTATTCTTTTTGGGCATTATTTGCCTGGAGGTAGGGAAGCACCTTTGCCAAATCTGGCCAACGGAAGCAGTAAACTCCAGCGTTAATCCGCTGATTTTGTCTTTGAGCAGCAGTACAATCTTTATGTTCGACCATTTGCTGCACAATATTTTCATCGTTACAAAAAACTCGCCCGTAGCCCGTCGGGTCTAGTAGGTACGAGGTAAGAATGGTGGCAGCATTCTGATTTTGGGCGTGAGTTTGTAACATCTGCTGGAGAGTTTCGCTGCGTATCAACGGTAAATCGCCGTTAAGTATCAGCAAATCTCCTGTGTAATCTTCCAAGTGTGGAAGTAATTGTTGGATGGCATGACCGGTTCCCAGTTGTACAGTCTGTTCAACAAACTCCAAGTTGGGAATTGAATGCATAGCGGTTTGCACTTCTTCGGACTGATACCCGACAATTACGATTCGTCGTGAGGGCGAAAGTGGTTCTACACTTTCGATAACTCTCTCGACTAGCGTGAGCCCACCCAAAGAATGTAAAACCTTGGGTAAGCGTGATTTCATCCGTGTGCCGCGTCCCGCCGCTAGAATTGCTACAACTACCATAATTAGCTATCAGCTATCAGTGAAATTATGATTAATGCTGTTGGTACTTTAAGATATAGGCTCAAATCATACCAAGCTAATCATAGAAGACTGAAATATACAATGAGTCAGGATTATACCAATTTTTGCTCATTAGGGCAGCTATAAATACCCCTATTCCTGACAGTATCGAATAAACTCTGCAAATTGCTGCATTAGTTTGGGATTACGCCAACCAGAATTAGATTCTTCTAGCATCACTAAAAGTGCTTCTTCTGTAGTAAAAGCTATTTTGTAAGGTCGTTCACTGCTTAAAGCATCGTAAATATCAATTAATTGAAATACTTGTGCCAGATAGGGAATATCATCCCCCTTGAGTGCATCAGGGTAGCCTGAGCCATCCCAGCGTTCATGGTGATGACGAATAATAGGAATTACACCCCGCATACTGCGTAGTGGCTGGCAGATTTTTTCCCCAATCAAAACGTGCTGCTTCATGATCTCCCAATCTTTGGCGGTGAGTTGGTCTTTTTTCAGCAGCACAGCATCGGGAATACCCACCTTACCGATATCGTGGAGATAACCACCCCACATCAAATCTCGAATTTGGTAGCGTGAGAGGTTGAGGTATTCACCAAAAAGTTGTCCTAGTTTTACCAGGCGTTCACAATGGTTGCCTGTATTAGGATCGCGGCTTTCAATCGACATGGCAATGGAAAATAGTACTTGTTCGGCATGGTCTAAATCTTCGTTCAGACGCTTCTGTCGTACCAAGGACTTCACACGTGCCGCCAACTCTACACGATCAAAAGGTTTGGTGAGAAAATCATCTGCCCCAACTTCAATTCCCCGAATGCGCGATCGCCTATCATTTAATGCTGTAATAAAAATCACTGGGATTAGCCTAGTCTGCTCATCCTGTTTCAGCAATTGGCAAACTTCAAATCCATCCATTCCTGGCATCATCACATCCAGCAAAATCAAATCTGGTTGTTTTTGAGTTACCAATCCTACAACAGTAGAACCTCTGTCTGCCTCAATGACTTCGTATCCTTCCATCCCCAAGAGGGCAACAGCAGTCATCCGACTGGCGGCATGATCGTCAACTACTAAAACCTTCGGCGGATCAAAATCAAACCCATTCACTTTAGAACCTTTGGTTTGTAGTGTTCTAGAGACTAATGAATCATTACCACAATTAATATCAGATTTTATCCAAGAAGATACTGCTTGTCTATCTTCAAGAATCAGGTCTTCCTGAGATAAGCCTAAAGAATAAGCCTCCACATTATTCTGCGAGCCTACAACATGATTTGAACCAATACTCTTTACTGTGCTAATGGGGTTTGACTCACTAACAATTTGTTCTGTAAAGCCTGTATGGTTGGATTTCCATTGAATCACAAAGGCACTCCAAGTTTTTGCACAAGTTAACAGTGTCAGATTTGAAAAAGAAATTTAATATCTGAATGTATCTGAGCTAGAGTTTTCATAGGGATTATGCATTATTTCAAGCTGCCTATCTGACTTTTTCGCAGCATGTATATTTTATCTTATGAACAATGAATGTCTTATTGTCAAATTTTTTGCTTCTAATTCCAGTATGATAAATTTTCACAATTGTTAAATCAGGCTTTTCACGGATATTTTTTAAAAAAAAAATAGCGCCAAAAACGTACTGTATATCAAAGTTGAGGGTTTTTAGTTAGAAGTCTTATAGTAATGATTAAGTATACATATTTTTACTTACTCAGTTATTGTAATACTCAAAGACTACTGAAAAAATATAAAATTATATACTATCATGAATTAAATTTATTTGGCTCTAAGCTCGACTTTATCCATTTTTTTCGCAATGTAATACTTCTGCGGAGTAGTTGCACGAACGCTATCGTTGAAACCTCGGTGGGACTGTAGTTTTACTTTTTTAAGTTAATCGATAATCTGTAATACGGAAAAAGTATTTGCCAAAAAGCAAAAGTTTTTGTTGGATAAAGAAAACCGAATTATTAATTTTGGATAAAGTCGAGCTTAGAGGCTGTTTTAAAAATTAAGGGTTGAAGAAATAGTTTGTAATTGCATAGGCGTAACCATCGTAAATATCGCAACTACAAATTACTTCCCATAAAATCTCTGCCTTGTGTTCTCAATAGCCACCTTTTTTGCCAACGTGAGGTAGGTTCGAGTGAAGAAGCTTGTTGCTCTTGTTGTCGCCGCATCACTATGACTTCGGTTGAATCGCTCAATCCAGGATCGCGATAGGGAATAGCAGCACGGGTTAGTAAGTGTTCTTCTTCGACTTGCGAGAGGGGAGTAAATATTGAGCGGTTTTGAGACTCACCACTTGCAGAATGGGCTGCTACAGTACCAGGCGATCGCCTGCCCACTGGTGGGGTAGAAGCGATCGCTAAACCAGCAGACAAAAGTGCTGTGCGTACAGCAGCAGAACAAGAATAGGTGGCTAATAAACCATCTTGATCTAGACACAATGAGAGTTGTTTAATAAATTCAACAGTCCATAATTGGGGACACTGTGGTGGTGAAAAGGGATCGAGGAAAATTGCATCTGCCGAGAAATCCGACTGATGTACTAACACGATCGTAGTTCTAGCATCACCAATTAGTAGCTTTGCTTTCAGGCGATCTGTTTGCACTTGATGCTCAAAAGCTAGCTGGGAAAAGATATCAATATAGTTACAGTTCCAATTGTCGAACAAGTGATGAGCGATCGCAGCTTGTGGCACTGCCGGATTCAGTTCCAAACCGATTACTTCAACATAACAACTGGGATTCACTGCCCAAATTGTCTGCAAAGCAGCAGCTGTGTTATATCCTAGACCATAACAAATATCCAATAGTCGCAAAACTGGTTTTTGAGCAACTGTAGCCAGTTGAGTAGGTTCCACAAACTTGAAAAAACTCTCCTGCTTCGCTCCATAATGGCTGTGAAAGGATTCACCAAATTCTTCAGAGACAAAGGTGAAAGAACCATCTGCTGTGAGCTTAGGTGTAAAATTTTCTAAGTCTGACATCTTACAAAAAAACTGAATAATGACCAATGCCCAATAACCAATTTGTTATTTCACCAGCTTGGCTATTTGAACATCTAGAAGATCCGCAAGTTATTATTGTTGATTGTCGCTTTTCTTTAGCCGAACCACAACTAGGACAACAGCAGTACCAAACAAGCCATATTAAAGGGTCATATTACCTAGATTTAAATCAGGATCTTTCCAGTCCAGTGGGTAAGCATGGCGGGAGACATCCTTTACCTGAACCCAATGATATCGCTAACAAATTTGCAGCAATTGGGGTAAATTACCAAAAAACTCTGGTGGTAGCTTATGATGATTCGCGTTTTGCTTTTGCATCTCGTTTATGGTGGCTGTTGCGCTATCTTGGACATGAGCAAGTTGCGGTACTAGATGGAGGCTTTACTGGATGGCAAAAAGCTGGTTATCCGATTACAGATGTCGTTCATCAACCCAGTACCGATACGTTTGTAGCTCAAGTGCAACCAGAAAAAGTTGTAGATATTAATGTGGTAAAAACCCGGAAAGATAGCCAAGAGGTAGTATTGGTAGATTCGAGAGAAAGCGATCGCTATCGAGGTGAACGAGAGCCAATTGATAAAATTGCCGGACATATTCCTGGTGCAGTCAACTATCCTTGGCAAGATGTTACAGACTCTTCCGGCTATCTACTCCCTCAAGAGGAACAACGTCGTCGGTGGGAACAGCTAGAAACAGCCGAAGAAATCTTGGTTTATTGCGGTTCTGGCGTTACTGCTTGCGTAAATTTACTTTCTTTAGAATTAGCTGGCATTAACACAGGTAAACTTTATGCTGGTAGCTGGAGTGATTGGATTTCTTATTTATAGTCATTGGTCATTGGTCATTGTTTTTTGACAAAGGACTAATTTCAAAACTGACCTAATTGCAAATTGTAATTAATGGTGAAGAACCAGCCATCAAAATCAATGTTTTCGGCGGTTGAACTACCTAAACTCCTTCCAACCTGTACATTCATATAAGTGGTATCGGATATTCGGTAATTTAAGTGCCCAAATATCCGATGGAATTGGTCTTCTCGATCGCGCTGTGTAAAGTCTGAGAAGTTCACCTGGTAGTCAATACCAACCTGGAGAGGTTGTTGCAAGTAGTAGTTCAGAGACACCCAAAAGGAATTGATTATCCGATCGCGACTTTGGGGGTCAGCAAAATTTACACTTAATTCATAAAAGGTGTCTAGCGTTAATTTTGGAGTTAATGGATCTCGCCGTCCCAAAGATAGTTGTAGAGAATTCTCATTTAAAAAGCGATCACCTGCTTTAAAGCTATCCAGCCGATCGCTGCTATTAGCATAAAATAACTGTTGATTGCTCCAGCTGAGTTCTCCATACATTCGCTGGGATAGCTGCTGGTAAACACTGAGATTGAATCTTAGCTGGTTGTAATGGTATTGTGACTGATTTATATAACGAATGAGATTGCCATCTATTGAGCCGTTTAAAAAAGTCTTAGATCCCAAAGGTAAATATGCAGAGGATAGCGTCAGTCCAGAAATAATTAAACCGTCTTCAATAGGATTATCATTTGAGGAGAAAATATTAGTCGTTTGGAAGTAACCGACACGGCCCTGTAGATAGCCTATAGGTTTAAACTTAGGTACGACTTGTTCTATCGGTGGAAGAGGAGGCAATTCTAGGGGTCGTAACCGTATCCGTAACCCCAATTCGCGATCGCTATCAGACTCAGGAGATGATTTTGGCGATCGTAGAAGCTCTATTAGCCTCTCTAGTCTTTGAGAATAATTTATATCAGGTGTATTTAATAGTTCCTCTTTTGAATCTAAAGGAGATATAGGCAAAACACTTGGCTGCGATTCTAGCGGTGGCGGGTCATTTTGCTTTTGAGTATCCCCAAATTCTTTAGTTGGGGCTGTATCAGTTTGTGTAGTTTCGGGTGTTTGCTGTGCCAGATTTAACGGCATCTGGGAGTCTAAAGGATGCGACTCAATGGAGTGCTTGCACAAAGAGTTGATTAAATCTTGCTGCAACTTCTGACATAGCTGATAAGTTACCTGTGCGCTTGCTAAATTTTTAGAACGCCAAATCTCTGTATTTGCAGATTCTGCCGCTTCTACTCTAATGCAACACAAGCTTCCACCACTGGACGCTAACAAGATACAAAAAAACAAATTCTTCCAGTTTTTGAGTCGCATCTGTTAGATTGCGTTGATCGCATTTGGCCAATGTAGACCCACAAGCTGTATCAGAAGTTCCGACTCAGAAGATACAATTGAGTGCATTTATCTTAACCCTGTAAGTATATACTGAAACTACAAACCGATATTGCTGATTTTCGGATCATCTTAGATTTGTAAACAAATCTAAGATGATCCGGTCTATTCATTCTGCTCCACTTTAGTGAAGTATTGTCCTAGAGTTACTTCACAACACACCCCTAACAACTTCTTGTCCCTGTAACTGATCTGATTAGAATCGATAATATGTAAGGTATTTCTCCTTTAATTATTGATATCAAGTACTAAATTTGAAATTTGCAGCAGGCTTTCTTGTATATAATGTTCTGTCAATTTAAGGATAAAAACTTAAATAAAGTAAACAAATAGTTAATTTTTGTCTATTAAATTTAGACTTAGACTAAAAATAAAGATAATTTTAATAAATAACTCGTTACAACAATTATCAGTAGTTTTAATCTTTCAGTTTTTTGGCATTAGTTGAAGTTCACAAATTATCAAACTATGTTTTATAAATCATTTCCACTATTGGTGATTGCTTTATGGGGAGTTATAGTACTGCCTTTGCCAAATAGGGTAAGTGCCATAACTCCTCTAACGCGAGCAGAGATTCAGGATCTCCGCAACATAGTACAACTGATACCCAAAGATAAGTTAAAGAAACGTCCTGCACGTAAATTAGACGCAATGACTCCTGGCGACGGGGTGGCAACTGGTCGAGCTTCCCTAGCAGATTTGCGTTTCAATGATGGCTCTTTGGCACGAGTTGGAGAACAGGCGTTATTTCAATTTTTGCCGAAGACTCGTGACTTTAAACTTTCAAATGGCACTGTGTTGTTACTCATCCCACCAGGACAGGGGCAAACACGTATACAAACACCAAATGCAGCAGCAGCAATTCGTGGTTCAGCATTATTTGTACGCTACAACCAACAAACAGACACCACGATTGTGGGTGCGTTAACAAATAGTGGCATTGAAGTTTCTAACAAAGAAGCTTCTGAAACTAAGGTGTTAGAAGCAGGGCAAATGGTGATTATAGTTAAAGGGAAATTTGAAAGGTTATATGATTTTGATCTGAGAAATTTTTATGAAACGAGCCAACTAGTTCGGGAACTTGATTTGAACAGGCAAAGTCCTGTACCTACGCCTGATCCTGCAATCACCAGAGTTCAAGCCGAAACTGCTGCGGCTTTGAAAGCACAGCCACCGATAAAAGGTGAGGGAGTAATTGAAAACCCCTCTTTTGTGAAACTAACTCCTACAGCCGTAACTTCAACTGAGACAAAACCTGTAACTTCAACTACAACAAAACCTGTAACTTCAACTCAGACAACACCTGTAACTTCAACTCAGACAACACCTGTAACTCCAACTCAGACAACACCTGTAACTCCAACTCCAACTCAGACAACACCTGTAACTCCAACTCCAACTCAGACAACACCTGTAACTCCAACTCCAACTCAGACAACACCTGTAACTCCAACTCCAACTCAGACAACACCTGTAACTCCAACTCCAACTCAGACAACACCTGTAACTCCAACTCCAACTCAGACAACACCTGTAACTCCAACTCCAACTCAGACAACACCTGTAACTCCAACTCCAACTCAGACAACACCTGTAACTCCAACTCCAACTCAGACAACACCTGTAACTCCAACTCCAACTCAGACAACACCTGTAACTCCAACTCCAACTCAGACAACACCTGTAACTCCAACTCCAACTCAGACAACACCTGTAACTCCAACTCCAACTCAGACAACACCTGTAACTCCAACTCCAACTCAGACAACACCTGTAACTACAACTCCAACTCAGACAACACCTGTAACTACAACTCCAACTCAGACAACACCTGTAACTACAACTCCAACTGAGCCAACACCTGTAACTACAACTCCAACTGAGCCAACACCTGTAACTACAACTACAACCCCAACCCCAACTGAGCCAACATCTGTAACTACAACTACAACCCCAACTCAGACAACACCTGTAACTACAACTCCAACTGAGTCAATACCTGTAACTCCAACTACAACACCAACTGAGTCAACACCTGTAACCCCAACTCCATCTGGCTCTCCAAGCACATAAAACAAAACTGCTAATGGGGGTACAAGACTTTCTGCAAATGCCAAACGGGTTAT
This window contains:
- a CDS encoding isoaspartyl peptidase/L-asparaginase translates to MELQVQPKLIIHGGAGSSLHGKGGLEAVRRSLHTVIEEVYSLLLSGATASEAVVQGCQMLEDNPRFNAGTGSVLQSDGQIRMSASLMDGALERFSGVINISRVKNPIELAQFLQNSPDRVLSDFGSAELAREMQLPSYNALTDLRLQEWMQERQDNFKSTMAGVVAEPELLETSNAGRGTIGVVALDVCGRLAAGTSTGGKGFERIGRVSDSAMPAGNYATSNAGVSCTGIGEDIIDECLAPRIVVRVTDGMSLKEAMQRSFGEAHQNKRDLGAIALDANGAIAWGKTSEILLAAYHDGEKIGDTLEWTGNELIGYC
- a CDS encoding DUF29 family protein; translated protein: MEELLELRQFLEQGKIHEALLLVDELEEISLSDKINKIDSYGVILLIHLIKQKAEKRSTRSWDVSIENTVREINKINKRRKSGGYYLNQAELIDILQQGYQVALKRAALEAFVRAAFRRKGRYETQELAAMVNQEETLTEALKLIQQ
- the glmU gene encoding bifunctional UDP-N-acetylglucosamine diphosphorylase/glucosamine-1-phosphate N-acetyltransferase GlmU, coding for MVVVAILAAGRGTRMKSRLPKVLHSLGGLTLVERVIESVEPLSPSRRIVIVGYQSEEVQTAMHSIPNLEFVEQTVQLGTGHAIQQLLPHLEDYTGDLLILNGDLPLIRSETLQQMLQTHAQNQNAATILTSYLLDPTGYGRVFCNDENIVQQMVEHKDCTAAQRQNQRINAGVYCFRWPDLAKVLPYLQANNAQKEYYLTDAVTQVGKVMAVDVEDYQEILGINDRLQLATAYEILQKRVKEKWMLAGVTLIDPTSITIDETVELQPDVIIEPQTHLRGNTVIKTGSHIGPGSLIENSQLSENVTVQYSVVIDSTVQAGSRIGPYTHLRGYVQVGANCRVGNFVELKNTQLGDRTNAAHLSYIGDTVVGNQVNIGAGTITANYDGVKKHRTKIGDRTKTGANSVLVAPITLGDDVYIAAGSTVTEDVPNDSLVIARSRQVVKPGWQRKSVGNKTTDQHK
- a CDS encoding two-component system response regulator, encoding MIQWKSNHTGFTEQIVSESNPISTVKSIGSNHVVGSQNNVEAYSLGLSQEDLILEDRQAVSSWIKSDINCGNDSLVSRTLQTKGSKVNGFDFDPPKVLVVDDHAASRMTAVALLGMEGYEVIEADRGSTVVGLVTQKQPDLILLDVMMPGMDGFEVCQLLKQDEQTRLIPVIFITALNDRRSRIRGIEVGADDFLTKPFDRVELAARVKSLVRQKRLNEDLDHAEQVLFSIAMSIESRDPNTGNHCERLVKLGQLFGEYLNLSRYQIRDLMWGGYLHDIGKVGIPDAVLLKKDQLTAKDWEIMKQHVLIGEKICQPLRSMRGVIPIIRHHHERWDGSGYPDALKGDDIPYLAQVFQLIDIYDALSSERPYKIAFTTEEALLVMLEESNSGWRNPKLMQQFAEFIRYCQE
- a CDS encoding tRNA (5-methylaminomethyl-2-thiouridine)(34)-methyltransferase MnmD, producing MSDLENFTPKLTADGSFTFVSEEFGESFHSHYGAKQESFFKFVEPTQLATVAQKPVLRLLDICYGLGYNTAAALQTIWAVNPSCYVEVIGLELNPAVPQAAIAHHLFDNWNCNYIDIFSQLAFEHQVQTDRLKAKLLIGDARTTIVLVHQSDFSADAIFLDPFSPPQCPQLWTVEFIKQLSLCLDQDGLLATYSCSAAVRTALLSAGLAIASTPPVGRRSPGTVAAHSASGESQNRSIFTPLSQVEEEHLLTRAAIPYRDPGLSDSTEVIVMRRQQEQQASSLEPTSRWQKRWLLRTQGRDFMGSNL
- a CDS encoding sulfurtransferase; the encoded protein is MPNNQFVISPAWLFEHLEDPQVIIVDCRFSLAEPQLGQQQYQTSHIKGSYYLDLNQDLSSPVGKHGGRHPLPEPNDIANKFAAIGVNYQKTLVVAYDDSRFAFASRLWWLLRYLGHEQVAVLDGGFTGWQKAGYPITDVVHQPSTDTFVAQVQPEKVVDINVVKTRKDSQEVVLVDSRESDRYRGEREPIDKIAGHIPGAVNYPWQDVTDSSGYLLPQEEQRRRWEQLETAEEILVYCGSGVTACVNLLSLELAGINTGKLYAGSWSDWISYL
- a CDS encoding FecR family protein is translated as MFYKSFPLLVIALWGVIVLPLPNRVSAITPLTRAEIQDLRNIVQLIPKDKLKKRPARKLDAMTPGDGVATGRASLADLRFNDGSLARVGEQALFQFLPKTRDFKLSNGTVLLLIPPGQGQTRIQTPNAAAAIRGSALFVRYNQQTDTTIVGALTNSGIEVSNKEASETKVLEAGQMVIIVKGKFERLYDFDLRNFYETSQLVRELDLNRQSPVPTPDPAITRVQAETAAALKAQPPIKGEGVIENPSFVKLTPTAVTSTETKPVTSTTTKPVTSTQTTPVTSTQTTPVTPTQTTPVTPTPTQTTPVTPTPTQTTPVTPTPTQTTPVTPTPTQTTPVTPTPTQTTPVTPTPTQTTPVTPTPTQTTPVTPTPTQTTPVTPTPTQTTPVTPTPTQTTPVTPTPTQTTPVTPTPTQTTPVTPTPTQTTPVTPTPTQTTPVTTTPTQTTPVTTTPTQTTPVTTTPTEPTPVTTTPTEPTPVTTTTTPTPTEPTSVTTTTTPTQTTPVTTTPTESIPVTPTTTPTESTPVTPTPSGSPST